The sequence ATCATTTATTATCACTTAACTAACTACTCTCAACACCTAGACATCAAAAGAGAGACAACTGAGCatataaaggaagaagaagtcTCCCACAAAGACTCAGAGAACAAGGTTTGTGACAGCAAGGTAACTCGGTTTCATTTTTGTCCTCGAAGCTTTGCATCTCCTACTCTTTACAAAAGATTGTACCATCAAGTCTCCAAACATCTTACTTCTTGCCCCTCTTAGAGCTACTCCTGGGTTTCTCTGTCCCACGTTTACGAGTGGAACCATTTCCAGGATTAACTGGGGCATTGCTGGCAGATTGAATAGGCACATGATGCCCAGGAACCAAAGCAGGGAACCCAACAGCAGGGATTCTGCAAAGTAACCATGGTCAACATCATCCAAGTTAAAATACATGATTAGATTAGCCATCACATAGGGCAGAAGCATTATGAAAACAATACTCTTTCTTTTCCCACCTTTAAATGAACTAGGTAAAAGCTAAAACTAAAGATTTACTGAAACCATAATGGTAATCCAACCAAACTTTGCAAGCACAGGCACGACAACCTCTTACAAGTAAGGTCATGAGAAATGAGATTTAGTAGTATAAGGAATACATAGAGCTGATTAATCAACTGAATACAAACATGCAAGTTGCACGATGTAGCTGGACAAGAAAAACCAAATAAGTTACACACCCATGTGAAGGCCAAACTTCTAAAAGATCATCAAggctacaaatttttttttaaagcatggGTGAGTGTAATTTGGTCAAGATGAAGTTTTGTGCAGAATGTTGCTAGTTCAGAACAAGCAAACCTTCAATTATATATCTATCAAGAGATACTTAAATTCAACTTTCTGGAATATATTTGAATATCATCTTATCTAAGTTTAGTCAGACTCAATAAAAAAGAAGTGCTTTAATACTCTCCCCtcaaaagagggggaaaaaatcGGACCTAGACTGACCAAGTGAAAGATCTTCTAGTTAAATTTGTCAAATCTTATGCCACACTCAGCCAATTGTAAGTTCAAACCAGCTGAGCTCAAACAGAAACACCTAGCTCAACCCGGTCCACACGATAGTTCAGTTCACTAGGCAGTTATACATGGCAGGTTTCCAATGGTAATTCTATATTTCTCTCAGAATTAGCTATTAAACTACTTAGTccccaagcaaaaaaataaaatatggtaaTAGATAAAAAGCAAGAACAAGATGGTTATGATTCATACCCAAAAAGAGCACAGCAGACTCCTGCTTGGTCGCTGAAGCACCAAATGCGCTGCCTGAATGCAAACTAAGCCGTAATGCTTGATTCTCGGCGTAACAGCACTGAAGCAAATGCCCCAGTCTCCTACATTCCCCTTCCAGATACCTACTCTTTAACTCAAGATCCCTCACATACATCTTTTTCCTCTCCCTTGATCTCACAGCCGCATCCCTATTTCTCAGCTGCCTGAAAAATCAGACCCATCATGACATACAACTCTTGAAGACTCTTAACCATTCAGATAAAGTAATGTATCAAACATTCATACTCTTCCCATTGTATTGAAAGTCACAAATTCCCCACAACATCTTATTTTGCCAAAAAATTATTGCCCATATCGATAAAATGTAATAAAGCACCACAGACAACAAAATTCCCAACATAATTGTTCTTTGTCATACATAATTTCCTAATAGTAATTTAGTACCACGAATGAACAACAAAATTCACCAACATAATTTGTATTTACTAAGCAGttctatataaaattaaataaaatatataatacacAAAGACTTGTTCTTTAAACGATTATTATACAAAATCAAACCCTAATTAAACAATACCTATAATAGaaagtcccttttttttttcagatttaaaCAATAAGCATAACGCAAAATTGATATTCAAACcctaatataaaaaattagcaGTACCTTCTTCGTTTCTTGGAGGTAGGATCATCAGcaccatcattatcatcatcttGAGTTTGATCATCGTTATCGACCTTCTCCTTCACCGAACTACCGTTTCCGTCATCGGAATCACCGGAAGAGTCCTTATCGATCGGAGAAGACGCATCGACGACCTCACCGGAAGCCTCTACAGGGGAATTCGCGAGTATATCGGCGAAAAAGCTGTCACAGAACTCGTTGCTCGGTTCCGCCGCGCCAGAATTGTTGTTGCCGTCGTCGTCGTTCATCAAAAAGGTCTGGATCTCGTCGATTTCCGGTGAAACCGAATCGGGTAAACCCATGGGTTCGAGAGAAAAAGCATTTACGTCCTCTGGTAATTCATCGAAGAAACCATCCCAATCGATTTTTTCGAGTATTTCATCGTTTAAAAAATCAGCATCATCCATAATAACCCACTAATTGGgatttctaaattaaaaattttaaaaccctaactgaaattttacaataaaaacgaaaaaaaaattaaaaattaaagggaAAATGGTGTTCTGGTTGGGTCTAATCAGAAGAGCAGTTGTGATTTATAGCTGTATTTAGAAACGCGTATTTTCGGTTTCCTTTGGGAGTAAGAAAAGGAAAggtcaaattttattaaagtaaaaaaaagggaaaggcTACAGAGTGGAAACTAGTTTCTATGCAACAGCACGGTGGTCCAATCATGGTGGTCCACGTGTTATTGGAGGAGATTGGGGTTTGTGTGTGATGACGTGGACGAATAGAGTTTTTGTTGTACAGATTCTAGTGAGATCCTCGGAGCAGAGGATTAATGTGTGAGCGTTCCCGTCACTCAGCCAATAGAATCGCAGTTAGTGGACGCTGAGAAAAGTTGTGGCGTTAACACGTGCAAATagtgtgccttttttttttttttcttttctttttatattcttttgggATTGTTTTTTTAGGGTGTTTCATTGcattccaaacaaaaatttggaaaagaaaaagattttcaaGTCCATAATTCTTAAGATAAATAATAAACGTAAATCCACCACGAGACCAACGATTACAATATCAAATTCATCTATTTATGTCAAAAATATTGTGACTTAATTGATtaatatttgttgttgtttttaataAGGTTTTCAAACCCAGACCGTTCATTGAACTGTAAAAGTGAGAGATTTAAGGTTTTAGAAGTCGAAAGTCGAATCGtaatgacgtcataattaatttaataattaattaaagcctaaatataaatattaaatttataaaactagcaaaattgactaatatatctatatatgtgagggaaatttaatgattttcaagcatatatttaataattaaataagagagttaataaaataaaataataaacatgaaaatattaaaatttatgattaatttttaaagtaaagttgaatatctttgaaagattttaattataattttttttattccttataaaagatggataatttaattaaatagaataaaattgtattaagttgtttttataaaaaaaaattgctaagggttggaccgcacggttctTGCCACTGgttcgtgcggtccaaccccggttttaAGAGTTCACGAAATTGTCACATGTGCCTggttctttatgcttaaaaaatcgAATTTCAATCCGGTTCCCGCTTTTCACGATCCAACCTCCTAGTTCGGTTCGGGTTTGAAAACCTTGGTTTTCAATGGAACCATCAACTCTCCCACACCTATCAAAGCTTAACCCATAGGCCATAGAGTTCTAGCCAAATCAATAGATCAATGATCAATTGATGTGGAGGCCGAGTACACCTAGGCTTTGTAGGATGGTCAATAAATGTGCCCTGCTCAGGATTATTTAGTAAACAGTTAATCGCCTTCCACGAGAAGAGAATATAAGATTAATGTTATTGTCATtagaaaaaagtaataataataatattaaaaacaaaatgccaTATGGGTTGAAGAAACACCACcttgtattaaaaatattttacagtttTGTGTTCAGTTGGATTAGTTGCCCCTTCCTTGAATTAGTGTTTTTGTATTGGttgattttttataataaaactatCGTTTattactcaaaagaaaaaacataagaTATCATCAAAAGCTAACACATTTATGAATTTACTTTCCCTTAAGAGCttagcacatttttttttagagaaaggTTTTAACTTAGCAATTgcttttgattattattttttattcttagacTAAAATAGAAGTTGATTTTTTGTGTAAACGGAGTTATATATGAGTAATAATAGTcaaatatgaatgaaaaaattattcaatactcGAAAAGTAATATTTCTTcctttctcatatatatatatatatatatagcgagagagagagagagagagaatttcatCCTCTCAtatgaataataaattataccatgaatttaattaatagaCCTCATTATTATATGAGGGAAAAACAGAATAATGAATAATTATCCCATATGAACAAATAGCCCAGCTAGATAAAGAGGTCCAATGGACAtgtacttttattatatattaaagacATGTTTAACTATGTTTAGAGCTTGAATATTTGTCACTTGAATAAATCCATCATTTTGAGGAATGGAAGAGAGCAGGTTGGTTAAATCTGGGACAGGGAGACTTGGTACCAGGTAGGTATAGGTAGGTGTCAATTGGATAACAAACCTGTAgacattttcttaaaataattctatCGCAAGCATCATATATTATCACTCGTGTTAAATGACTAGTTCAAAATTATGAATAGAATTATTAAGTTATATAGAATCTATAAATAAAGAGAGAtactacatccacaacattttcacaacaaattataagtggttagttgttattggttcaaatttaaacctaacactaagattacttttttgctccaataataacaaccagtaacaaactaccacttaagatttgttgtaaaaatattctgaaaatattatgaacatatcatttctcatgaATAAAACCATTCAAATTATTGAACAACAAACCCAACCTTAACGCATACAATAAGAGCCCGTATAGATTAAGATAAGCGAAGGAAAGGAGAATAGAATTAACtaaaaataggctaattttgaACTAAATCTACTCTACACTCCCTTCCgtcccctcaatccaaacggaccataaatTACTACAGCATTCTCTACACAAATCACATGTCCTTGGTCATGTGTCTCTCACGTGACAAGCTTCacattttctcaaataaaaagacTCCAGGGGAAACAAAACAGCATAATCCCTGAAATTGAACCACCAAGAAACATGCAGCAAAGGTCATCGTCGGATGAGTTTGCAGTTTCTGTGTAAGCCAACACCATCTAAAATAACCATAACTAGATAAACAAAGCAAGAAATATCTTGCACATGACCTTCGATTGTTTTTCAAATTAAGGAGTAAAATTTCCATTCAGACATGGAAGGGAAAAACAATCGCCAAGAGCTTCACAGCACGTTGGCACATCTGGCCCTCTCCATACAGAAGCCAAGTGGGCTCAGTTCAATTTCCTGGGGTCATGTTACTCTACTCAATGtagcaaaaaagaaacaaaagataaacaaaCCTACGCTACACCTCAGACATATAGCTACAAAGTAAAGTTGGAACCAGAACTAAACAATAAACAGCAAGCACAGTTGCAACAGAGAACACAACACATGACAGAAATGCAAAATCATCCCAGATGCCTAACACCTTAAAGGAACCAAGCTTTTTGAtaattgaaaaagataaaagagtcCATCTTGCATGGAGGACGCAGTAAAGGAGGGAATTCTTCCCCGTCTTAGAAGAGAGCTTGACATAATTTTTAACCAAGCAATACACTCTTGTACAGATCCTACCATTATGAACCTGAACACTTCTACATGACCATGATTTACTCCTTGTTATGCAATAAGCACATGATTATTGCactttgtcataattttttcaCGATTTCAAACATCCTATACACCTTTAAAATACACACACTCACAAACGATAGGATTTGAATTTATGGTATCCACTCCATGAAGATTGCCTTTTATCATTAGGCCAAgataccaattggtttttaATTTAGGATCAAACCCCACCATTCTATGCACTTATTAAAGAAATGAACAAAGACGTGTCACATTTTACATAAATTGCCCTATAAAGTATGTTGAATTAAACGTCTGCTTGAGATTTGCTTATTTCCAGTAGCTAAAAGCCAGTTTATTACCAAAAAGCGAAAAGTTAGATTGTTTgcaaaaaaagttgaaacaaaaagCTAATAAGCAATTGCCAAATGCACACCACATATTCAAGCATGATTatcataaaagaataaaagaataatttttattgaagatGACAAGCTTTGAGCACCAAACTCCAAGGACATCAAAGTCCTGCACATCTCATATGACCCTGTATTTTGTGCTGATAGATCAGTGTCATGGAATGACTCCAGCTATGAACTTCAATAAACTGGTAGTAAGGTAACAGTAGATAATCAGGCTCTGTATAGGTAAAGGTGGGGTGAAGAGTTCAAATGTTTAAATAGAATATGTATAAGGTGCTCCAAATTTCCTTCTCACATTATGTAATTCTGAATAAGTGGAACTTCACCATTTCCTGTAACATCAAAGGACCTGTCACTACAGATCACACTGCCAAACCCCATGAAACTTGAAGACATGTCAATATTGGAGTTGCTGAAGTTATGAAACTTCAATCCTCGACTTCTTTTCACCTCCAACAAATGAACACTTTTAAGTTGTAACCCATACATTAATGTGTATTGTCACCCTCCAAACAAAACAAGTTGTCTTTGCCAGATCAAACATGGGTAGACCCTATATCTGCAGTGCTAGGGCAAAGGGTGAAAGAGGTGAATTTAGGACTCTCAATAGTAGATGGGTAAAGAGTGTTTTTGTTCCTCAGGGATTCAAACCTAGTATCCTATAAAGCCACAAAACATTGAGAGAAGCACTACCTCAAAGCTAGATTTAAACTCAGACTTCGTGTTGTCAATATTCCCGCGTTAAACATAACCTGTTTTTGCTTTCCTAGAGGCAGAAAAGCAGAATATTATTCCCTGATAAACATGTTTATTTTGAttagaag is a genomic window of Quercus lobata isolate SW786 chromosome 2, ValleyOak3.0 Primary Assembly, whole genome shotgun sequence containing:
- the LOC115974724 gene encoding bZIP transcription factor 60 translates to MDDADFLNDEILEKIDWDGFFDELPEDVNAFSLEPMGLPDSVSPEIDEIQTFLMNDDDGNNNSGAAEPSNEFCDSFFADILANSPVEASGEVVDASSPIDKDSSGDSDDGNGSSVKEKVDNDDQTQDDDNDGADDPTSKKRRRQLRNRDAAVRSRERKKMYVRDLELKSRYLEGECRRLGHLLQCCYAENQALRLSLHSGSAFGASATKQESAVLFLESLLLGSLLWFLGIMCLFNLPAMPQLILEMVPLVNVGQRNPGVALRGARSKMFGDLMVQSFVKSRRCKASRTKMKPSYLAVTNLVL